The stretch of DNA CAAATCCAGGTCACCCAGAGAACAACAAAAGCAGTCCAGCTCAATCCGCTCTCGGCGAGCACATTTCGTTCAAAGTGATTGCGCACAGCACTCGCTGCGCGAAACAAGTTGGAAGTGACAGCCATTGCCTCAAAGTCGAGCTGCATGTGACTCAAGCGGTTAGCAACGCGTGCTTCGGTTTCGCCGAGTGTGTGGCTTCCAGTCATTTCACCATTCCCAAAAAACTTTCTCACACCATTGTGGCGGTAAGACTTGACTCTTCGTCAGCACTTCTGGTTATTATTGTTTATATTGTTCGTATCCAAACAATCTCAATGAGGAGATCTTCATGGCCACTCGCTCCCTCGCCGACCTCGACGTTTTTGATAATGGTGCCCCGTGGGATCTGTTTGCCGAACTACGTGCAAACGACCCCGTGAACTGGAGCGATGAAACAGACGGTGGTTCTGGGTTCTGGTCTGTTATGCGCTACCACGACATTGTGAAAGTGCTTCGTGACCCTGAAACATTCACCAGTAGCCACTTCACCAACCTGGAAGAGCTCGAGCCTGATCAAGAAGAGGCACGTCGTTCTTTGCTCGATTCTGACGGTACTCGTCACCGCGCGCTTCGCCGCCTGCTTCAAAACGACTTCACTCCCAACAACGTAGCGAAGTACGAAACCTTCCTTCGTGGTCTTACCGCGACAACGCTGGACAATGCATTTGCAAAGGGTGAGTTCGACTTCTTGCACGATGTTGCAGCTGATTACCCCATCCGTGTTCTGGCACGACTTCTGGAAATCCCTGACACCGATATTGAGAACATCATTCGCTGGGGTAACGCCATGATTGGTTCCAGCGACCCTAGTTTGACTGATCTTCTCCCCACTGACCCCGAAAGTGAAAAGTATCGCTTGGTACCTTTCCGCTCCCCTGCAGCTCTGGAAGTTTTTGCTTACGGTGATGAACTCAAGCGCCAGCGTGTTGGCCGCAATGGAACAGACATCATCTCCACCATGATCAATAGTGTTCCCATGGACGGCAAGCCACTGACTGATCAGGAATACCACACCAACTTCCTGCTTCTGATTGTGGCGGGTCACGAGACCACTCGTCAGACCATCGCACACACGATGAACAATCTCATGAATAACCCTGAGGTCATTTCTTACCTGCAGGAAAACCCTCAGGACATCCCTTGGGCAGTCGAAGAATTCCTGCGCTACGCCAGCCCCATCTACCACTTCCGTCGCACCGCGACCAAGGACGTGGAATTTGGTGGCAAGGAAATTAAAGCCGGCCAAAAAGTCGTCACTTGGTTTGCCTCTGGTAACCGTGACCCAGAGGTATTCGCAGACCCAGAAAAGATGGTCCCCACTCGTATGCCAAACGAGCACATGACTTTCGGTCGTGGTGGCCCCCACATGTGCTTGGGTAACGCTCTTGCACGTATTGAGCTGATCATCATGTTTGAAGATGTCATTCGCCGAATCGACAAGATGGAGCGCACAGGTCCCATGGACTTCGTTCACTCGAACTTCATCCACGGCATCAAGTCCATGCCTGTCAAGGTCACCCTTCGCTAACGATGTTGCCTCTTGCGGGCGTCTCACCGCAGTAAAGGCCTC from Aurantimicrobium sp. MWH-Uga1 encodes:
- a CDS encoding cytochrome P450 gives rise to the protein MATRSLADLDVFDNGAPWDLFAELRANDPVNWSDETDGGSGFWSVMRYHDIVKVLRDPETFTSSHFTNLEELEPDQEEARRSLLDSDGTRHRALRRLLQNDFTPNNVAKYETFLRGLTATTLDNAFAKGEFDFLHDVAADYPIRVLARLLEIPDTDIENIIRWGNAMIGSSDPSLTDLLPTDPESEKYRLVPFRSPAALEVFAYGDELKRQRVGRNGTDIISTMINSVPMDGKPLTDQEYHTNFLLLIVAGHETTRQTIAHTMNNLMNNPEVISYLQENPQDIPWAVEEFLRYASPIYHFRRTATKDVEFGGKEIKAGQKVVTWFASGNRDPEVFADPEKMVPTRMPNEHMTFGRGGPHMCLGNALARIELIIMFEDVIRRIDKMERTGPMDFVHSNFIHGIKSMPVKVTLR